From Chloracidobacterium sp. N, the proteins below share one genomic window:
- a CDS encoding OmpA family protein encodes MTEPTMHHRIGRLFLAAALSLAALCPAAAQQLPPVPRSDVTFRTVTIRYPFDREVRVPMVGTQRFGANVSGEAVVERRSSITKISLTLKRLPRPATVGPMAATYVMWAVTPEGICDNLGEYRKRQSDTLDGWFGSEISTTTRHRNFSLIVTAEPHYMVTSPSRLVVAANAEVRTGQVFVADNEIDFSGDADVENRIVSPEPPAAGRDPRYPPELLQAQRARDIARYYEADQLAPQLMAAAGDAFAAAEDLYRRGRRDEAAETADTAIRLAERARRIATARRAAERRRQELAAKDDVIAELQDRVGQIPTLQAQLDNERRLRREVEADRERLRDAYNRTVADKTQGDANTASLREEIRRLRSELDRAQAATREARIRALREELARLFGDARFEARGSVLVLPDSDFITMPRQPMALTPAAMAKLDRLVEFLRLTEAAVRIESYSDNAGTEQSRQDFCRERGQLVLGYLTARGIPTERVQAFAMGNANPRQPNTTPRGRTANRRVELILPPPSELESATATS; translated from the coding sequence ATGACAGAACCGACCATGCACCACAGGATAGGCCGGCTGTTCCTGGCCGCGGCCCTTAGCCTCGCTGCCCTGTGCCCGGCTGCGGCGCAGCAGCTTCCGCCCGTGCCGCGCAGCGATGTCACCTTTCGCACCGTCACCATCCGCTATCCGTTCGACCGCGAAGTGCGCGTCCCGATGGTGGGCACCCAGCGGTTCGGGGCAAATGTCAGCGGCGAGGCCGTCGTCGAACGGCGCAGCAGCATTACGAAAATCTCCCTGACGCTCAAACGGCTGCCCCGCCCGGCCACGGTCGGGCCGATGGCCGCCACATACGTCATGTGGGCCGTGACGCCCGAAGGCATCTGCGACAACCTGGGCGAATACCGCAAGCGGCAGAGCGACACACTCGACGGCTGGTTCGGCTCGGAAATCAGCACCACGACCCGTCACCGCAACTTCAGCCTGATCGTCACGGCCGAGCCGCACTACATGGTCACGTCGCCCTCGCGCCTCGTCGTGGCGGCCAATGCCGAAGTCCGTACCGGACAGGTTTTCGTTGCCGACAACGAAATTGACTTCTCCGGCGATGCCGACGTGGAAAACCGGATCGTCAGCCCGGAGCCGCCGGCGGCCGGGCGCGATCCGCGCTATCCGCCGGAGCTGCTTCAGGCACAGCGCGCCCGCGACATTGCCCGCTACTACGAGGCCGATCAGCTTGCCCCCCAACTGATGGCCGCCGCCGGCGATGCATTTGCAGCCGCCGAAGACCTCTACCGCCGTGGACGCCGCGATGAAGCCGCCGAAACGGCTGATACGGCCATCCGGCTGGCCGAGCGGGCGCGCCGTATTGCCACGGCGCGCCGCGCCGCCGAACGCCGCCGCCAGGAACTGGCGGCCAAGGATGATGTCATTGCCGAACTTCAGGATCGGGTCGGACAGATTCCCACCCTGCAGGCGCAGCTTGACAACGAACGGCGGCTGCGGCGCGAAGTCGAGGCCGACCGGGAGCGTCTGCGTGATGCCTACAACCGCACGGTTGCCGACAAAACGCAGGGGGATGCCAATACAGCCAGTTTGCGCGAGGAAATCCGCCGCCTGCGCAGCGAACTCGACCGTGCCCAAGCGGCGACCCGCGAAGCGCGCATCCGGGCCCTGCGGGAAGAGCTGGCCCGTCTCTTTGGCGATGCCCGGTTTGAAGCGCGCGGCTCGGTGCTCGTGCTGCCGGACAGCGATTTCATCACCATGCCCCGCCAGCCCATGGCTCTGACGCCGGCGGCGATGGCCAAACTCGACCGGCTGGTGGAGTTTCTACGCCTGACCGAAGCCGCCGTACGCATCGAGTCCTACAGCGACAACGCCGGCACGGAACAAAGCCGCCAGGACTTCTGCCGCGAGCGCGGGCAACTCGTGCTGGGCTACCTGACGGCGCGCGGCATTCCCACCGAGCGCGTCCAGGCGTTTGCCATGGGCAACGCCAACCCGCGCCAGCCGAACACCACGCCCCGCGGCCGGACCGCCAACCGGCGCGTCGAGCTGATTCTGCCGCCACCTTCCGAACTCGAAAGCGCCACGGCTACGTCATGA
- a CDS encoding VWA domain-containing protein → MSLRWPGFFPALLVTLLFPLLNLAQDGGRPRTVTPPLPDPGDEIAIVADSRGVVFSVVDERGRIVSNLQASDFELYEDGQRQTIDLFRTSNELPLMLAVLLDTSDSQASLLPAEKRAVDVFFDAFFRPGKDYGALATFGGEVHLVNGLTSHLKSLKTALGRIEREQLFRDEDNGTPPLGTALYDALDITGREILEGHTARRVIGSGGTRRAIRRAICVLTDGRDTASQLSPGRVAASLRRRGIVVYALGLGDRFRFGDVDRDALEQLCTATGGKAFFPTDEADLERSFKRIVDDLSGQYIAVYRPTGPPGAAARRTVEIRPRDRRLRVFSQTEYTSEYDTP, encoded by the coding sequence ATGTCCTTACGCTGGCCTGGCTTCTTTCCGGCGCTTCTGGTCACGTTGCTGTTTCCTTTGCTCAATCTGGCCCAGGACGGCGGACGCCCACGCACCGTCACCCCGCCGCTGCCCGACCCCGGCGACGAAATCGCCATTGTCGCCGACTCGCGGGGTGTTGTGTTCAGTGTCGTGGACGAGCGCGGGCGCATCGTCTCCAACCTGCAAGCTTCTGACTTCGAGCTTTATGAAGACGGGCAGCGGCAGACCATTGACCTTTTCCGCACAAGCAACGAACTGCCACTGATGCTGGCCGTCCTTCTGGACACCAGCGACAGCCAGGCGTCGCTTTTGCCGGCCGAAAAACGCGCTGTGGATGTGTTCTTCGATGCGTTTTTCCGCCCCGGCAAAGACTACGGCGCGCTGGCGACGTTCGGCGGTGAAGTCCATCTCGTCAACGGACTGACCAGCCACCTCAAATCGCTCAAAACTGCCCTCGGACGCATCGAACGCGAACAGCTTTTCCGCGATGAAGACAACGGTACACCCCCGCTCGGCACGGCGCTCTATGACGCGCTGGACATCACCGGGCGCGAAATCCTCGAAGGACACACCGCCCGGCGGGTCATTGGCAGCGGCGGCACGCGCCGCGCCATTCGCCGGGCCATTTGCGTGCTGACCGACGGCCGCGACACCGCCAGCCAGCTTTCGCCGGGGCGCGTGGCGGCCAGTCTGCGCCGGCGTGGGATTGTCGTCTATGCGCTCGGTCTCGGCGACCGCTTCCGGTTCGGCGACGTGGACCGCGACGCCCTCGAACAGCTCTGCACCGCCACCGGGGGCAAGGCATTCTTCCCGACTGACGAAGCCGATCTGGAACGGAGCTTCAAACGCATCGTGGACGATCTCAGCGGGCAGTACATTGCCGTCTATCGCCCGACGGGGCCGCCCGGCGCAGCCGCCCGGCGGACAGTGGAAATTCGTCCCCGTGACCGGCGGCTGCGGGTCTTTTCCCAAACCGAATACACTTCCGAGTACGACACCCCATGA
- a CDS encoding DUF1517 domain-containing protein: protein MSRRSWFARLFLKDEELYFFGVQLVIRAFGEDTLRRRLAAVVADPDGDLQDVAAKQRYLKRIVALLLEQEPYWTHTYWEYVTGAEGQRMFEEWSAELSASSATEDEEVGEDVDQMRRLSNRKDYVAATILLLLSVPYPPGEAVTDERCYWQRETLRSLVNGILYVNPETILGDAVFVMPGSPEDGLSEEDLLTGGWSHLRVIM from the coding sequence ATGTCGCGCCGTTCGTGGTTTGCCAGGCTGTTCCTCAAGGATGAGGAACTCTACTTCTTCGGCGTCCAGCTCGTCATTCGCGCCTTCGGCGAAGACACCCTCCGCCGGCGGCTGGCTGCGGTTGTGGCCGACCCGGATGGCGATCTGCAGGATGTCGCCGCCAAACAGCGTTACCTCAAGCGCATCGTGGCGCTGCTGCTCGAACAGGAACCCTACTGGACCCACACCTACTGGGAATATGTCACGGGCGCAGAAGGACAGCGGATGTTCGAGGAATGGTCGGCGGAACTGTCGGCTTCCTCGGCGACCGAAGATGAAGAAGTCGGCGAAGACGTGGACCAGATGCGTCGTCTCTCCAACCGCAAGGACTACGTCGCGGCAACCATTCTGCTGCTGCTGAGCGTCCCATACCCGCCCGGCGAGGCTGTCACGGACGAACGGTGCTACTGGCAACGCGAAACCCTGCGCTCGCTCGTCAACGGCATCCTGTATGTCAACCCGGAGACGATCCTCGGCGATGCCGTCTTCGTCATGCCGGGCAGTCCCGAAGACGGCCTCTCCGAAGAAGACCTCCTGACGGGCGGGTGGAGTCACCTGCGCGTCATCATGTGA
- a CDS encoding DNA/RNA non-specific endonuclease, protein MSRIGNPFAALISRLQRARVEDQSIAPRTRPQPAPTPSETTPARPTTFSPTSLDAAHTARAGFNQADRLRANLFSMFRPAAAPTAATSAAATAGNTQTVTASATPNAAIRDFQTTTSTIAITEDLKTTGVRVDVNIAHSYASDLVVKLRSPEGREVLLRNREGGRGTGTVSFTANPSDFNGVSTKGNWTLVVEDRAGGDVGTLRNWSLALTGARPAPEPPPAAGGRTVTQTATPNAAIRDLQTTTSTIAINDDLKTTGVRVDVNIAHTYASDLVVKLRSPQGQEVTLRNREGGRGNGTVSFTANPADFNGTDAKGEWTLIVEDRERADVGTLRSWSLSVTGTDRTPPPAPPRPTPPPDNSPLLLGNPSNAVPDVRQENNYLIVRDQFTASYNRADAKPNWVAWHTDQSHLGREGRGKFDENSTDNQLPEGWRRVTTFDYTGSGYDRGHHLPSADRTASRAANNGTFLMTNVLPQAPDNNQGPWERMERYVRDQIRQNDMEAYTIMGSYGEVGRIPGQGGDANIAIPERVWKVVVLIPRGDNDLERINRDTQVIAVDMPNRQGMRNDNWENYRVSVADIERATNTQFFTNLPPEVQAALREKGR, encoded by the coding sequence ATGTCGCGCATCGGTAATCCCTTCGCTGCCCTCATCTCCCGTCTGCAACGTGCGCGGGTGGAAGACCAGTCCATTGCTCCCCGGACGCGCCCCCAACCGGCGCCGACCCCCTCCGAAACGACGCCGGCACGCCCGACGACGTTCAGCCCGACTTCGCTCGATGCCGCCCACACGGCCCGGGCCGGTTTCAACCAGGCCGACCGACTGCGCGCCAACCTCTTCTCGATGTTCCGCCCGGCCGCTGCGCCCACGGCTGCCACGTCTGCGGCTGCCACAGCCGGCAATACCCAGACGGTAACGGCTTCAGCCACCCCCAACGCTGCCATCCGTGACTTCCAGACAACGACTTCCACGATTGCCATCACCGAGGATTTGAAAACGACCGGCGTGCGCGTGGATGTCAACATCGCGCACAGCTACGCCAGCGATCTGGTGGTCAAGCTGCGCTCGCCCGAAGGGCGCGAAGTGCTGCTGCGCAATCGTGAGGGCGGACGCGGCACCGGTACGGTCAGCTTCACGGCGAACCCATCCGACTTCAACGGGGTTTCAACCAAAGGCAACTGGACGCTGGTGGTCGAAGACCGTGCTGGCGGCGATGTCGGTACGCTGCGCAACTGGTCGCTGGCGCTGACCGGCGCCCGGCCCGCGCCAGAGCCGCCGCCGGCGGCCGGCGGCCGTACGGTGACGCAAACGGCCACGCCGAACGCGGCCATCCGCGACCTCCAGACGACAACCTCAACGATTGCCATCAATGACGATCTGAAGACGACCGGCGTGCGCGTGGATGTCAACATTGCCCACACCTACGCCAGCGATCTGGTGGTGAAACTGCGTTCGCCCCAGGGACAGGAAGTGACGCTGCGCAACCGTGAAGGCGGGCGGGGCAACGGTACGGTCAGCTTCACGGCCAATCCTGCCGATTTCAACGGAACGGACGCCAAAGGCGAATGGACGCTCATCGTGGAAGACCGCGAGCGGGCCGATGTGGGAACGCTGCGGAGCTGGTCGCTGTCGGTCACGGGCACGGACCGCACGCCGCCGCCGGCGCCCCCGCGCCCGACGCCGCCACCGGACAACAGCCCGCTGCTGCTGGGCAATCCCTCGAATGCCGTCCCGGATGTGCGCCAGGAAAACAACTACCTCATCGTCCGGGATCAGTTCACGGCTTCCTACAACCGGGCTGACGCCAAACCGAACTGGGTGGCCTGGCACACCGACCAGTCGCACCTCGGACGCGAAGGGCGTGGCAAGTTCGATGAAAACAGCACCGACAACCAGCTTCCCGAAGGCTGGCGGCGCGTTACGACGTTTGACTACACCGGCAGCGGCTATGACCGTGGGCACCACCTGCCGAGCGCCGACCGTACAGCTTCGCGCGCGGCCAACAACGGCACATTTCTGATGACGAATGTCCTTCCCCAGGCGCCGGACAACAACCAGGGGCCTTGGGAGCGGATGGAACGGTACGTCCGCGACCAGATTCGCCAGAACGACATGGAGGCCTACACCATCATGGGCAGCTACGGCGAAGTGGGCCGGATTCCAGGGCAGGGAGGTGACGCCAACATCGCCATTCCCGAACGGGTCTGGAAAGTGGTGGTGCTCATCCCACGGGGTGATAACGACCTGGAGCGTATCAACCGGGATACGCAGGTCATCGCGGTGGACATGCCGAACCGCCAGGGCATGCGCAACGACAACTGGGAAAACTACCGGGTGTCGGTGGCGGACATCGAGCGTGCAACCAACACGCAGTTCTTTACGAACCTGCCGCCGGAAGTGCAGGCGGCGCTGCGCGAGAAGGGGCGTTAG
- a CDS encoding DEAD/DEAH box helicase family protein, which translates to MTRIHMQYMAEDIPDSRLPQGWMDDLSHFSPTKRLFDYQQRALQNALKALWKYYEDFGNGPPHPADDANRQRKMRFWQWYGDNGLSEDFSIELKPALADLLLNYYADYIHAQTGNISYEAFINRLNFWMATGSGKTVVIVKLMERLGRLIQAGEVPPCDILFLTHRTDLIEQLRRHVAEFNTSHSDTPIVLHELKDYAAVKRERSSLFREQGITVFYYRSDNLSAQQKEKILDFRNYDNDGKWFVLLDEAHKGDREDSKRQHIYSILSRNGFLFNFSATFTDPRDIATTVCNFNLAEYIRRGYGKHLLVVQPELSAFRDKPEDDPDAEKRKVVLKMLIMLAYVRKVYERTVQPAGLYHRPLLLLLVNSVNPRDADLERFFRELELLARQGVPPDLWQAAKEELRRELEQQPEFLFEDEKVRINPAVWDSLLPEDLCQCVFNASSHGEIEVLLRPSNRQEMAFKLKTADRPFALIRIGDISAWLKEKLTGYEIVERFDNESLFAGLNGDASDINILLGSRSFYEGWDSNRPNVIGYINIGIGPDARKFILQSVGRGVRIEPIKNKRQRLLPLCNANDVEANLFGHLKDAVQPLETVFIFGTNRHAIQTVLDSLRKEQAAFHEPSLSGCEVSPHAKAHNRLIPVDKPAEAPPAKRLLPARFEIAPEDVQALRSFVQGADDRVLLALTDATPAEVKLLRDVLKDALKQNRVFTVQGVPSGDMRRLLRRVVAHLGLLAEAGGGLRQPENEIRHGWPG; encoded by the coding sequence ATGACGCGCATCCACATGCAATACATGGCAGAAGATATTCCCGACAGCCGTCTGCCCCAGGGGTGGATGGATGACCTTTCGCACTTCTCCCCTACGAAGCGCCTGTTCGATTACCAGCAACGGGCGCTCCAGAACGCACTCAAGGCCCTGTGGAAGTATTACGAAGATTTTGGTAACGGCCCGCCTCACCCTGCCGACGACGCCAACCGTCAGCGCAAGATGCGGTTCTGGCAGTGGTATGGCGACAACGGACTTTCAGAGGACTTCTCCATTGAGCTGAAACCTGCCTTGGCTGATCTGCTCCTGAACTACTATGCCGATTATATTCACGCCCAAACCGGGAACATCAGCTACGAAGCCTTTATCAACCGCCTGAACTTCTGGATGGCCACGGGCAGCGGCAAGACCGTTGTCATTGTCAAGCTCATGGAACGGCTGGGGCGGCTGATTCAGGCCGGAGAAGTGCCGCCGTGCGATATTCTGTTTCTCACCCACCGCACCGACCTCATCGAACAGCTCAGGCGCCATGTGGCGGAGTTCAATACAAGCCACAGTGACACGCCGATTGTGCTGCATGAACTGAAAGACTACGCCGCGGTCAAGCGCGAGCGATCTTCCCTGTTCCGGGAACAGGGGATCACCGTCTTTTACTACCGTTCTGACAACCTCAGCGCCCAGCAGAAGGAAAAGATTTTAGACTTCCGCAACTACGATAATGACGGAAAATGGTTTGTGTTGCTGGACGAGGCCCACAAAGGCGACCGCGAGGACTCCAAACGCCAGCACATTTACTCGATCCTCTCGCGCAACGGTTTCCTGTTCAACTTCTCCGCCACCTTCACCGACCCACGCGACATCGCCACCACGGTCTGTAACTTCAACCTCGCGGAGTACATCCGCCGGGGCTACGGCAAACACCTGCTGGTGGTGCAGCCGGAACTGAGCGCCTTCCGGGACAAACCGGAAGACGACCCGGACGCGGAAAAGCGGAAGGTGGTGCTGAAGATGCTGATCATGCTGGCGTATGTGCGGAAAGTGTATGAGCGCACGGTCCAGCCGGCTGGCCTTTACCACCGCCCGCTGCTGCTGCTGCTGGTGAACTCGGTCAACCCCCGGGATGCCGACCTGGAACGGTTTTTCCGTGAGCTGGAGCTCCTGGCCCGGCAAGGCGTACCACCTGACCTGTGGCAGGCAGCCAAGGAAGAGCTGCGCCGGGAACTGGAGCAACAACCTGAGTTTCTCTTTGAAGATGAAAAGGTGCGCATCAACCCGGCTGTATGGGACAGCCTTTTGCCGGAAGACCTCTGTCAGTGCGTGTTCAACGCCAGCAGCCACGGGGAGATTGAGGTTTTGCTACGCCCCTCCAATCGTCAGGAGATGGCGTTCAAACTGAAGACGGCTGACCGCCCCTTTGCCCTCATCAGGATTGGCGACATCTCCGCCTGGCTCAAAGAGAAGCTCACGGGTTATGAGATCGTGGAGCGATTTGACAATGAAAGTCTGTTTGCCGGTCTGAACGGGGATGCATCAGACATCAACATCCTGCTGGGCTCCCGCTCCTTCTATGAGGGCTGGGACTCCAACCGCCCGAATGTGATTGGCTACATCAACATCGGCATAGGCCCGGATGCCCGGAAATTCATTCTTCAGTCGGTAGGGCGCGGGGTGCGGATTGAACCCATCAAAAACAAACGCCAGCGACTGCTTCCGCTCTGTAACGCCAACGACGTGGAGGCGAATCTCTTCGGGCATCTCAAGGATGCCGTACAGCCACTGGAGACGGTGTTCATCTTTGGCACGAACCGCCACGCGATTCAGACCGTTCTTGACAGCCTCAGAAAGGAGCAGGCGGCCTTCCACGAACCGTCATTGAGCGGCTGTGAGGTCAGCCCACATGCGAAAGCGCACAACCGGCTCATCCCGGTTGACAAACCCGCCGAGGCACCACCGGCAAAGCGGCTTCTGCCAGCCAGGTTTGAAATCGCACCAGAGGACGTTCAGGCGCTCCGGTCGTTTGTGCAGGGAGCCGATGACCGGGTTCTGCTGGCCCTCACCGACGCGACGCCGGCAGAGGTAAAACTTCTGCGCGATGTGCTGAAGGATGCTTTGAAGCAAAACCGTGTTTTCACCGTCCAGGGAGTTCCTTCCGGCGACATGAGACGGCTCCTGCGGCGGGTGGTGGCCCACCTGGGGCTGCTCGCTGAAGCCGGCGGCGGACTCAGGCAGCCGGAGAACGAAATCCGTCACGGCTGGCCAGGATAG
- a CDS encoding site-specific DNA-methyltransferase, which yields MKNTNEKKFFERLEEVFIGAPVEGASGYINLMRIKSHYFKSVMEPHLRQETESVLNSFPDFREELFDKLYTFFRRYFTEGGSIGFVFTPYHQSIYEQVYTNEHDVVLFWKTARLYYVKTDHLFQSMTVEVDGFRFHFDASQLEHKRANEKRELFYTFREHRPEHDVIIFTVHYPEKGRQTRIDTIRLAIRDGLGLNRYTAAVPSAETLQKAFRLFERQSKLDYFLCKDARGFLREQFDLWMWQYLLGRPGEAPPVGWTETRLKQLQALKHIAYRVIDFIAAFEDELVNIWNKPKFVLNSHYVMTLDRIARQPGGMEILQQILSHPGMPGQLQEWRDLGMVDDRFQPGHIWQENLIDGRHLHPRYQYLPVDTRYFPDLELHVVALFENLDEALDGWLIRSENYQALHTLLPKWQGKLKAIYIDPPYNTGVDEFLYVDSFKHSSWLTMMENRLAVAKSLLAGDGIIFISIGDLNPQEGESYRLQMLASSIFPKRFGNLIWRKRGGIGSFSERDMTENHEYVLVQGNEEAFLYHNILSEQKLDEFSNVDGRGAYRWMGLLGPSQQTKEKRPNLNYELLVHPETLQLVGFRYAVHGSEVYDLRTRTEDENLAETVIRIAPPGKATWLISREQMWKHAQSGLIQFRRTSKGTYEPQIKNYLHDAEGNPKGNLLKSLLADNGVPVGTNADASRELSALFPETDVQRIKPKPVSLVRLLLQVASASGDTVMDFFAGSGTTAHACLNLCREDGRKRKYILVEMGEYFYTLLIPRIKKVIFSDKWKDGRAQTDGKGISHFVKYYELEQFEDTLSRARYEDSSLFTPPAGADPCQYVFLRDPKMLDALEISPELDEVQLNLGKLYRNIDLPETLSNLTGKRVRRIQPGLQPSAIPASVQFEDGQQLDLEHLDWRQIKRLIWW from the coding sequence ATGAAAAACACGAATGAAAAAAAATTCTTTGAAAGACTGGAAGAAGTGTTCATCGGTGCGCCAGTCGAGGGAGCATCAGGCTATATCAACCTCATGCGCATCAAGTCGCACTATTTCAAAAGCGTGATGGAGCCGCACCTGAGACAGGAAACCGAAAGCGTACTGAACTCGTTCCCCGATTTCCGTGAGGAGCTGTTCGACAAGCTCTACACATTCTTCCGCCGCTACTTTACCGAGGGCGGTTCCATTGGCTTTGTTTTCACCCCATATCACCAGAGCATCTACGAGCAGGTCTATACCAATGAACATGACGTTGTGCTGTTTTGGAAAACAGCCCGGCTTTACTATGTCAAAACTGACCACCTGTTTCAGAGTATGACCGTGGAAGTGGATGGCTTCCGCTTCCATTTCGATGCTTCACAACTGGAGCACAAGCGTGCCAACGAGAAACGCGAACTCTTCTATACCTTCAGGGAGCACAGACCGGAACATGATGTGATCATCTTCACGGTTCACTACCCGGAGAAAGGGCGGCAGACCAGGATTGACACGATCCGTCTGGCCATTCGGGATGGGTTGGGTTTGAACCGCTATACAGCCGCTGTCCCTTCTGCCGAGACCCTCCAAAAGGCATTCCGTCTTTTTGAACGCCAAAGCAAGCTGGATTACTTTCTCTGCAAGGATGCCAGGGGCTTTCTGCGCGAGCAGTTTGACCTGTGGATGTGGCAGTACCTGCTGGGCCGACCCGGTGAAGCACCACCTGTCGGGTGGACGGAAACACGCCTCAAACAGTTGCAGGCCCTCAAACACATTGCCTATCGGGTGATTGATTTCATCGCGGCTTTCGAGGATGAGCTGGTCAACATCTGGAACAAGCCGAAGTTTGTGCTGAACAGCCACTACGTGATGACACTGGATCGGATTGCCAGACAACCGGGCGGGATGGAGATACTACAGCAGATTCTGAGCCATCCGGGCATGCCGGGCCAGCTCCAGGAGTGGCGCGATCTGGGCATGGTGGACGACAGGTTTCAGCCTGGACACATCTGGCAGGAAAACCTCATAGACGGAAGACACCTTCATCCGCGCTACCAATATCTTCCGGTTGACACCAGATATTTTCCCGATTTGGAACTTCACGTCGTCGCCCTTTTTGAAAACCTCGATGAAGCACTGGATGGCTGGCTCATCAGAAGTGAAAACTACCAGGCACTGCATACGCTTCTGCCCAAATGGCAGGGGAAACTGAAAGCCATCTACATTGATCCACCCTACAACACCGGCGTTGATGAATTTCTGTATGTTGACAGTTTCAAACATTCCTCATGGCTGACCATGATGGAAAACCGGCTTGCAGTTGCCAAGTCATTGCTGGCAGGCGACGGTATCATCTTTATCAGCATCGGAGACCTGAATCCACAGGAGGGCGAAAGCTACCGGTTACAAATGCTTGCTTCAAGTATCTTCCCCAAACGCTTTGGTAATCTCATCTGGAGAAAGCGGGGGGGGATAGGGAGTTTCTCCGAAAGGGACATGACAGAGAACCACGAATATGTCTTAGTGCAAGGCAACGAAGAGGCGTTTCTCTATCACAACATCCTCAGCGAGCAAAAACTGGATGAATTCAGCAACGTGGACGGGAGAGGTGCATACCGCTGGATGGGACTGCTGGGCCCAAGTCAGCAGACAAAGGAAAAACGTCCCAACCTGAACTATGAGCTGCTGGTGCATCCCGAAACGCTGCAACTGGTGGGCTTTCGATATGCAGTGCATGGGAGTGAGGTCTATGATCTGCGTACGAGGACGGAAGATGAAAACCTGGCTGAGACCGTCATCCGTATTGCCCCGCCCGGCAAAGCCACCTGGCTGATTTCCAGAGAACAGATGTGGAAGCATGCCCAGTCGGGTCTGATTCAGTTCAGACGTACCTCAAAAGGCACTTATGAGCCACAAATCAAAAACTATCTCCACGATGCTGAGGGCAACCCCAAGGGCAATCTGCTCAAAAGTCTGCTCGCGGATAATGGCGTGCCGGTGGGCACCAACGCCGATGCCAGCCGCGAACTGTCGGCACTGTTCCCTGAAACAGACGTGCAACGGATAAAGCCGAAGCCGGTTTCCCTGGTTCGCCTGCTCCTGCAGGTTGCTTCAGCATCAGGTGATACGGTCATGGATTTCTTCGCAGGTTCAGGCACGACAGCGCACGCCTGCCTGAATCTCTGCCGGGAAGATGGCCGGAAAAGAAAATACATTCTCGTCGAAATGGGTGAATACTTTTACACCCTGCTGATCCCCCGCATCAAGAAGGTCATCTTTTCGGACAAGTGGAAAGACGGCAGAGCGCAAACGGATGGCAAGGGCATCAGTCACTTCGTGAAGTACTATGAGCTTGAGCAGTTTGAAGATACCCTGAGTCGCGCCCGCTACGAAGACAGCAGTCTTTTCACACCGCCGGCCGGGGCCGACCCGTGTCAGTATGTTTTTCTGCGCGATCCGAAGATGCTGGATGCCCTGGAGATAAGCCCGGAGCTGGATGAGGTGCAGTTGAACCTGGGCAAACTTTACAGGAACATAGACCTGCCCGAAACACTTTCCAATCTGACAGGCAAGCGGGTTCGACGCATTCAACCGGGACTTCAGCCGTCAGCCATCCCTGCATCCGTGCAATTTGAGGATGGTCAGCAGTTGGATTTGGAGCATCTCGATTGGCGACAGATCAAGAGACTAATTTGGTGGTAG